Proteins encoded within one genomic window of Actinoplanes octamycinicus:
- a CDS encoding M14 family zinc carboxypeptidase: MLLVAALTPHLAGTPANAGAKCSTDPAAHLGDVPSPEQFLGFPLGLGQQRVVTNTEIRGYLSAVDQASNRVTTGTMGTSVLGQPLNYAVVSGKRVTQRTLDDLRDLRDPRRTSATQARRTAAGEPAVVWIAGNVHGGETSGADASLKTLYELAAGLSCAVQERNDNLITVILPTQNPDGRDAVRRQNEYGFDLNRDWFARTQPETDRKIDLLRKYPPQVFIDAHEMGGRQYFFPPNADPIHHEIADEPVDWINRIGAANKAGFGYNGACTETVTTECYFNYDTYDLFYMGYGDTVPATGFGAAGMTYEKGSASAVQDRVQQQFNTQWATLGWAAANKREVLSGYYKIWADALAEGRAGTLEPNEVVQPENTVQFPVPNLKIRSYFLLPDRQLGDVRRLVERLRGMDVEVYEIKKPVTVRDAHVFGGRTAKNVTVPAGAYWIPMEQPQKHWIQATLGEDPYVPFPYFYDVSSWSNPLLMGIDTLYTGDTVRPRADLVRRIEGGRAGHAPAKGSYSYPLDSASAAQLTFRLLGQGAGPVRDGALVRVPAAAITRDTDRLARSLGVTLTPSRKPAAGAALTRPDVGLFRGAGISTTSGSYGEARYVLGSRWGLDLKPVTTADINDNTPAFTGRTVLLVPDGSNPTGGLTAAGQANLRAWIAQGHTYVGLRNEGTRLARAAGLTSTTEVAKPDDYLVIGSHFRVDVDPASPVAAGRPAEDFEFNNDDPILTPSSTGVNVLRYPAGDTFWHNGYTVGDDLLQGTAVVVDEPTGAGRAVLFAFNPLFRGYNESGQHLLANTLLAPAGTPSALRATSPDPARAAAASRPAPANLGGEWRPSRIQVAAADLARAQAVVNRHTGAATASVIGGSGYLTIPNPDGLQPDEHPFLRDLVTDLKAAGIPLRAVVG; encoded by the coding sequence GTGCTCCTGGTGGCTGCCCTGACCCCGCACCTCGCCGGGACCCCGGCGAACGCCGGCGCCAAGTGCAGCACCGACCCGGCCGCGCACCTCGGCGACGTGCCCAGCCCGGAGCAGTTCCTCGGCTTCCCGCTCGGCCTCGGCCAGCAGCGGGTGGTCACCAACACCGAGATCCGCGGTTACCTGAGCGCCGTCGATCAGGCCTCGAACCGGGTGACCACCGGCACGATGGGCACCAGCGTCCTCGGCCAGCCGCTGAACTACGCGGTGGTCTCCGGCAAGCGGGTCACCCAGCGCACCCTGGACGACCTGCGCGACCTGCGCGACCCGCGGCGGACCAGCGCGACCCAGGCCCGGCGGACCGCGGCCGGCGAACCGGCCGTCGTCTGGATCGCCGGCAACGTGCACGGCGGCGAGACCAGCGGCGCGGACGCCTCGCTGAAGACGCTCTACGAGCTGGCCGCCGGTCTGTCCTGCGCGGTCCAGGAGCGCAACGACAACCTGATCACGGTGATCCTGCCGACCCAGAACCCGGACGGCCGGGACGCGGTGCGGCGGCAGAACGAGTACGGCTTCGACCTGAACCGGGACTGGTTCGCGCGCACCCAGCCGGAGACCGACCGCAAGATCGACCTGCTCCGGAAGTATCCGCCGCAGGTCTTCATCGACGCTCACGAGATGGGCGGCCGGCAGTACTTCTTCCCGCCGAACGCGGACCCGATCCACCACGAGATCGCCGACGAGCCGGTCGACTGGATCAACCGGATCGGCGCGGCGAACAAGGCCGGTTTCGGCTACAACGGCGCCTGCACCGAGACGGTCACCACCGAGTGCTACTTCAACTACGACACCTATGACCTGTTCTACATGGGTTACGGCGACACGGTTCCGGCGACCGGGTTCGGCGCGGCCGGGATGACCTACGAGAAGGGCAGCGCCTCCGCGGTCCAGGACCGGGTGCAGCAGCAGTTCAACACCCAGTGGGCGACGCTCGGCTGGGCGGCCGCCAACAAGCGCGAGGTGCTCAGCGGCTACTACAAGATCTGGGCGGACGCGCTGGCCGAGGGCCGGGCCGGCACGCTGGAACCGAACGAGGTGGTCCAGCCGGAGAACACCGTCCAGTTCCCGGTCCCGAATCTCAAGATCAGGTCGTACTTCCTGCTGCCGGACCGTCAGCTCGGCGACGTGCGCCGTCTGGTCGAGCGGCTGCGCGGGATGGACGTCGAGGTCTATGAGATCAAAAAGCCGGTTACGGTACGCGACGCGCACGTCTTCGGCGGCCGCACCGCGAAGAACGTCACCGTGCCGGCCGGCGCCTACTGGATCCCGATGGAGCAGCCGCAGAAGCACTGGATCCAGGCCACCCTGGGCGAGGACCCGTACGTCCCGTTCCCGTACTTCTACGACGTGTCCTCGTGGAGCAACCCGCTGCTGATGGGCATCGACACCCTCTACACCGGCGACACCGTCCGGCCCCGCGCCGACCTGGTCCGGCGGATCGAGGGCGGTCGCGCCGGGCACGCCCCGGCCAAGGGCTCCTACAGCTACCCGCTCGACTCGGCCTCCGCCGCGCAGCTCACCTTCCGGCTGCTCGGCCAGGGCGCCGGGCCGGTCCGGGACGGCGCCCTGGTCCGGGTGCCGGCCGCCGCGATCACCCGGGACACCGACCGGCTGGCCCGCTCACTGGGCGTGACCCTGACCCCGAGCCGCAAGCCGGCCGCCGGCGCCGCGCTCACCCGGCCCGACGTCGGCCTGTTCCGCGGCGCCGGCATCTCCACCACCTCCGGCTCCTACGGCGAGGCGCGTTACGTGCTGGGCAGCCGGTGGGGCCTCGACCTGAAGCCGGTGACCACCGCCGACATCAACGACAACACCCCGGCGTTCACCGGCCGCACGGTGCTGCTGGTCCCGGACGGCAGCAACCCGACCGGTGGCCTCACCGCGGCCGGCCAGGCGAACCTGCGGGCCTGGATCGCCCAGGGGCACACCTACGTCGGGCTGCGCAACGAGGGCACCCGGCTGGCCCGGGCCGCCGGCCTGACCTCCACCACGGAGGTCGCCAAGCCGGACGACTACCTGGTGATCGGGTCGCACTTCCGGGTCGACGTCGACCCGGCCAGCCCGGTCGCGGCGGGCCGCCCGGCCGAGGACTTCGAGTTCAACAACGACGACCCGATCCTCACCCCGAGCAGCACCGGCGTGAACGTGCTGCGCTACCCGGCCGGTGACACGTTCTGGCACAACGGCTACACCGTCGGCGACGACCTGCTCCAGGGCACCGCCGTGGTGGTGGACGAACCGACCGGCGCCGGGCGCGCCGTGCTGTTCGCCTTCAACCCGCTGTTCCGCGGCTACAACGAGAGCGGCCAGCACCTGCTCGCCAACACGCTGCTCGCCCCGGCCGGCACCCCGTCCGCGCTGCGCGCCACCAGCCCGGACCCGGCCCGCGCCGCCGCCGCGAGCCGGCCGGCCCCGGCCAACCTGGGCGGCGAGTGGCGGCCCAGCCGGATCCAGGTGGCCGCCGCCGACCTGGCCCGGGCGCAGGCCGTGGTGAACCGCCACACCGGCGCCGCGACCGCCTCGGTGATCGGCGGTTCCGGCTACCTCACCATCCCCAACCCGGACGGCCTGCAGCCGGACGAGCACCCGTTCCTGCGTGATCTGGTGACCGACCTGAAGGCGGCCGGCATCCCGCTGCGCGCGGTGGTCGGCTGA
- a CDS encoding serine hydrolase domain-containing protein, with the protein MDQGLSERAAALIESAGYGDGDRVVVGLRHGDGPPVYVSHGEPFAAACVASVSKQITAACVALLVRQGKLDVESALAAWIPELPAWAATVRVRHLIHHTGGLPESGDFFALQKAGRDRTVAGMLAELGGHESLESTPGTAFSYRNPGYTCLSVIVERIAGEPFPDFARSRLFEPLGMAATRYWPGPEPFPPGATPTELGSPAPLSLGDCGVWSTAADLMRWNEALANDELGVSGLMHTAGRLDDGTPLPYGWGVDVLTRAGFPLHRHGGLWAGLSAQIARLPAQRAGLVVIALDHVEARTQRLADNLIDELIAR; encoded by the coding sequence GTGGATCAAGGGCTTTCCGAGCGGGCCGCCGCGCTCATCGAGTCGGCGGGGTACGGCGACGGCGACCGGGTCGTGGTCGGGCTGCGGCACGGGGACGGGCCGCCGGTGTACGTGAGTCACGGCGAGCCGTTCGCGGCGGCCTGCGTCGCGTCGGTGTCGAAGCAGATCACGGCCGCGTGCGTGGCGCTGCTCGTCCGGCAGGGCAAGCTCGACGTCGAGTCGGCGCTGGCCGCCTGGATCCCCGAGCTGCCGGCGTGGGCGGCCACCGTGCGGGTGCGGCACCTGATCCACCACACCGGCGGACTGCCCGAGAGCGGCGATTTCTTCGCGCTCCAGAAGGCCGGGCGGGACCGGACCGTCGCCGGCATGCTGGCCGAGCTGGGCGGGCACGAGAGCCTGGAGAGCACACCGGGAACCGCGTTCAGCTACCGCAACCCCGGCTACACCTGCCTATCGGTCATCGTCGAACGGATCGCCGGCGAGCCGTTCCCCGACTTCGCGCGTTCGCGTCTGTTCGAGCCGCTCGGCATGGCCGCCACCCGCTACTGGCCCGGCCCGGAGCCGTTCCCGCCCGGCGCCACGCCGACCGAGCTGGGCTCGCCGGCGCCGCTGTCGCTGGGTGACTGCGGCGTCTGGTCGACGGCGGCCGACCTGATGCGCTGGAACGAGGCCCTGGCGAACGACGAGCTGGGCGTGTCCGGCCTCATGCACACGGCGGGCCGGCTCGACGACGGCACGCCCCTCCCGTACGGCTGGGGTGTCGACGTGCTGACCCGGGCCGGTTTCCCGCTGCACCGCCACGGTGGCCTGTGGGCGGGCCTGAGCGCCCAGATCGCCCGGCTGCCCGCGCAGCGTGCCGGCCTGGTGGTGATCGCGCTGGACCATGTCGAGGCCCGCACCCAGCGGCTGGCCGACAACCTGATCGACGAGCTGATCGCCCGCTGA
- a CDS encoding metallophosphoesterase family protein, with product MRLLLIADTHVPKRARDLPPQLWAAVDEADVVLHAGDWVDVALLDALEQRATRLIGCYGNNDGAALRARLPEVARAELGGLRFAVVHETGPSGGRDQRCAARFPDTDVLVFGHSHIPWDSTAPGGLRLLNPGSPTDRRRQPHCTYLTATADAGQLSDVTLHRLPPR from the coding sequence ATGCGCCTGCTGCTGATCGCCGACACCCATGTGCCGAAGCGGGCCCGGGACCTGCCTCCGCAACTGTGGGCCGCGGTCGACGAGGCCGACGTGGTGCTGCACGCCGGCGACTGGGTCGACGTGGCGCTGCTCGACGCGCTGGAGCAGCGGGCCACCCGGCTGATCGGCTGCTACGGCAACAACGACGGCGCGGCGCTGCGGGCCCGGCTGCCCGAGGTGGCCCGAGCCGAGCTGGGCGGCCTGCGGTTCGCGGTGGTGCACGAGACCGGCCCGTCCGGCGGCCGCGACCAGCGCTGCGCGGCCCGCTTCCCGGACACCGACGTGCTGGTCTTCGGCCACTCGCACATCCCCTGGGACAGCACCGCGCCGGGCGGCTTGCGCCTGCTCAACCCGGGCTCCCCGACCGACCGCCGCCGCCAGCCGCACTGCACCTACCTGACCGCGACCGCCGACGCCGGCCAGCTCAGCGACGTCACCCTGCACCGCCTGCCACCCCGCTGA
- a CDS encoding flavin monoamine oxidase family protein, which translates to MFERPLSRRAFLRAVGLTGGAGTMFATMGALGLAPAAAATPPFDPPKPADFHLTGRRPGTVIVLGAGIAGLVSAYELGKAGYRVTVLEPRDRAGGRNLTVRGGDELTDLHGFHQRARFTAGQYMNAGPARIAPWMVTLDYCRELGVPVEVFTNGNADAYIYHSSMPAGQPVRYRTAKADTYGYVSELLAKATDQGALDAELTAEDRARLVEFLTDFGDLGEAREYLGSSRRGFTSWPGEAGAPGEMLGDVPAASAVFASGVGRHFSFEFGFDQAMPMFQPVGGMDRLPGALTRAIGPRRIKLGCRATSLIQKGSGVTVTYTDATGCAHAMTADYVIAAMPPHLLTGLVHNLGADVVAALGAIRPFSAGKIGLEYRSRWWETDHRIFGGITETDLDLAHVWHPSHGYLGDRGVLIGYYHYGATADRYSAMSPKDRETSAVTLGERIYGAKYRTELDSSFSVAWREVPHLRAAWHDFAGESAQSPIFKPLAEPTGRVLFAGDWLSNMDAWQHGAIVAARKAVTTLHARALK; encoded by the coding sequence ATGTTCGAGCGACCCCTCAGCCGCCGCGCCTTCCTGCGCGCGGTCGGGCTCACCGGCGGCGCCGGCACGATGTTCGCCACGATGGGTGCGCTGGGCCTGGCGCCGGCCGCCGCCGCGACGCCGCCGTTCGATCCGCCGAAGCCCGCCGACTTCCACCTCACCGGGCGCCGCCCGGGCACCGTGATCGTCCTCGGCGCCGGTATCGCCGGGCTGGTCAGCGCGTACGAGCTGGGCAAGGCGGGCTACCGGGTGACGGTCCTGGAGCCGCGTGACCGGGCCGGCGGCCGCAACCTGACCGTCCGCGGCGGCGACGAGCTGACCGACCTGCACGGCTTCCACCAGCGCGCCCGGTTCACCGCCGGGCAGTACATGAACGCCGGCCCGGCCCGGATCGCCCCGTGGATGGTCACCCTCGACTACTGCCGGGAGCTGGGCGTGCCGGTCGAGGTGTTCACCAACGGCAACGCGGACGCGTACATCTACCACAGCTCGATGCCGGCCGGGCAGCCCGTGCGGTACCGCACCGCGAAGGCCGACACCTACGGCTACGTCAGTGAACTGCTCGCCAAGGCCACCGACCAGGGCGCCCTGGACGCCGAGCTGACCGCCGAGGACCGGGCGCGCCTGGTCGAGTTCCTCACCGACTTCGGCGATCTCGGCGAGGCCCGGGAGTACCTGGGTTCCAGCCGCCGCGGTTTCACCAGCTGGCCGGGGGAGGCCGGGGCGCCCGGCGAGATGCTCGGCGACGTGCCGGCGGCCTCGGCGGTGTTCGCCTCCGGCGTCGGCCGGCACTTCTCCTTCGAGTTCGGCTTCGACCAGGCGATGCCGATGTTCCAGCCGGTCGGTGGCATGGACCGGCTGCCGGGGGCGCTGACCCGGGCGATCGGCCCGCGGCGGATCAAGCTCGGCTGCCGGGCCACCTCGCTGATCCAGAAGGGGTCCGGCGTCACCGTCACCTACACCGACGCCACCGGCTGCGCCCACGCGATGACCGCCGACTACGTGATCGCCGCGATGCCGCCGCACCTGCTCACCGGGCTGGTCCACAACCTCGGCGCCGACGTGGTCGCCGCGCTCGGCGCGATCCGGCCGTTCTCCGCCGGGAAGATCGGCCTGGAGTACCGGTCCCGCTGGTGGGAGACCGACCACCGGATCTTCGGCGGGATCACCGAGACCGACCTGGACCTGGCGCACGTCTGGCACCCGTCGCACGGTTATCTCGGTGACCGCGGCGTGCTGATCGGCTACTACCACTACGGCGCGACCGCCGACCGCTACTCGGCGATGTCCCCGAAGGACCGCGAGACCAGCGCCGTCACGCTCGGCGAGCGCATCTACGGCGCGAAGTACCGCACCGAGCTGGACTCGTCGTTCTCAGTGGCCTGGCGGGAGGTCCCGCACCTGCGCGCGGCCTGGCACGACTTCGCCGGCGAGTCGGCCCAGTCGCCGATCTTCAAGCCGCTGGCCGAGCCGACCGGCCGGGTGCTGTTCGCCGGCGACTGGCTGAGCAACATGGACGCCTGGCAGCACGGCGCGATCGTGGCCGCCCGCAAGGCGGTCACCACGCTGCACGCCCGTGCGCTGAAGTAG
- a CDS encoding GNAT family N-acetyltransferase translates to MFSLPLRAGARLAPLEVWHAEEFAAHLDRAREHIRPWVGPAFISPDTAATLRRYADRQAADGVRLYGIWQDGQLRGGVMFTSFDTAFGGCEIGCWLEPAAEGHGWITEACGLLLDWAFSVRGLHRAEWHCRADNKRSAAVAERLGMTLEGVRREAWPFQGVRYDKQVWAILAPEWR, encoded by the coding sequence ATGTTCTCGCTACCGCTGCGCGCCGGCGCCCGGCTCGCGCCGCTGGAGGTCTGGCACGCCGAGGAGTTCGCCGCGCACCTGGACCGGGCCCGGGAGCACATCCGCCCGTGGGTCGGCCCGGCGTTCATCTCCCCCGACACCGCGGCCACCCTGCGGCGCTACGCCGACCGGCAGGCCGCCGACGGGGTCCGGCTCTACGGCATCTGGCAGGACGGGCAGCTCCGCGGCGGGGTGATGTTCACGTCCTTCGACACCGCCTTCGGCGGGTGCGAGATCGGCTGCTGGCTGGAGCCGGCCGCGGAGGGGCACGGGTGGATCACCGAGGCTTGCGGTCTGCTGCTGGACTGGGCATTTTCGGTACGCGGCCTGCACCGCGCCGAGTGGCACTGCCGGGCCGACAACAAGCGCAGCGCGGCGGTCGCCGAGCGGCTCGGCATGACGCTGGAGGGCGTCCGCCGGGAAGCCTGGCCGTTCCAGGGCGTCCGCTACGACAAGCAGGTCTGGGCGATCCTCGCGCCCGAGTGGCGGTGA
- a CDS encoding TetR/AcrR family transcriptional regulator — MARTKGDHEARRRDVSEAVWRVLAGKGFTGLTLRAVAAELGATTGLLTHYFPTKQALVGYALDILEQRTLGRPRRTGGDGLAAFRDALLDILPLTAAATDSNRIWVSSWDTALSDAGLSGDYARKYAAGRDRLRDRVAAAQQLGELPPGDPGAIAAGAQAFVLGLVVQALFDPAAFPPERQVAMLDTYLAALTR, encoded by the coding sequence ATGGCACGCACCAAGGGAGATCACGAGGCGCGCCGCCGCGACGTCTCCGAGGCGGTCTGGCGGGTGCTGGCCGGCAAGGGCTTCACCGGTCTCACGCTGCGCGCGGTCGCCGCCGAGCTGGGTGCCACCACCGGCCTGCTGACCCACTACTTCCCGACCAAGCAGGCCCTGGTCGGTTACGCCCTGGACATCCTGGAGCAGCGCACCCTGGGCCGCCCGCGCCGCACGGGCGGCGACGGCCTGGCCGCGTTCCGGGACGCGCTGCTGGACATCCTGCCGCTGACCGCGGCAGCCACCGACAGCAACCGGATCTGGGTGTCCTCGTGGGACACCGCGCTCTCCGACGCCGGTCTGAGCGGCGACTACGCCCGCAAGTACGCGGCCGGCCGGGACCGGCTGCGTGACCGGGTGGCCGCCGCGCAGCAGCTCGGCGAGCTGCCGCCCGGCGACCCCGGCGCGATCGCGGCCGGCGCCCAGGCCTTCGTCCTGGGCCTGGTGGTGCAGGCCCTGTTCGACCCGGCGGCGTTCCCGCCGGAGCGGCAGGTCGCGATGCTCGACACCTACCTGGCCGCCCTCACCCGCTAG
- a CDS encoding cellulase family glycosylhydrolase, producing MTGRISKTTAVALSCLLSAGVLAPPAPAAADPGTTLADRLAAVRTARTINYYPSDAGWSAMWTRFNPVRVDEDLARAAELGADNVRVVVFPQVFGFPEPKPEYLAKLDKFVSIADSHRMTVKLTLFDWWSRYSDTGGSATWANAVVGRYADDPRVLTVELKNEMAPDDEPAIRWVRGLIPEVREAAPAMPLTVSVNSGPDGLARLRAELADTPLDYYDYHFYGASEQALPDLERARAAAAPDPMVIGETGLSTAASSPGEQAAYLARVFRAAATAGVESVAPWTLTDFADDAIPSNAAVSRMPAQYRYGLYRTDGTPKPAASVVRAAWSGADQPADVLDLSFEGDPDDSPWRDNLPQYGAAQPTDAVAHAGRRSVRFSGTGRSKSGLPSLRISPIIPIQQGQFWHAAAWARGEDATGVTEIALSWFDARGRWIGQDVSARLPVGTTGWTRLAIYTVAPPDAAAVQLHLKSGDNAGTVWFDDVTLDN from the coding sequence GTGACCGGACGTATCTCGAAAACCACCGCTGTGGCCCTGTCCTGCCTGCTGAGCGCCGGTGTGCTGGCACCGCCGGCGCCAGCCGCCGCCGATCCGGGCACCACGCTGGCCGACCGCCTCGCCGCGGTCCGCACCGCACGCACCATCAACTACTACCCGTCGGACGCCGGCTGGTCGGCGATGTGGACCCGGTTCAACCCGGTGCGGGTCGACGAGGACCTGGCCCGCGCCGCCGAGCTGGGTGCGGACAACGTGCGGGTGGTGGTCTTCCCGCAGGTCTTCGGCTTCCCCGAGCCGAAACCGGAGTACCTGGCGAAGCTGGACAAGTTCGTCAGCATCGCCGACTCGCACCGGATGACCGTGAAGCTCACCCTGTTCGACTGGTGGTCCCGCTACAGCGACACGGGCGGTAGTGCCACCTGGGCGAACGCGGTGGTCGGCCGGTACGCCGACGACCCGCGGGTGCTCACCGTGGAGCTGAAGAACGAGATGGCGCCGGACGACGAACCGGCGATCCGCTGGGTGCGCGGGCTGATCCCGGAGGTCCGCGAGGCCGCCCCGGCGATGCCGCTGACCGTCTCGGTGAACAGCGGGCCGGACGGCCTGGCCCGGCTCCGGGCGGAACTGGCGGACACCCCGCTGGACTACTACGACTACCACTTCTACGGGGCGTCCGAGCAGGCGCTGCCCGACCTGGAACGGGCCCGGGCGGCGGCCGCGCCGGACCCGATGGTGATCGGCGAGACCGGGCTGAGCACCGCCGCGAGCAGCCCCGGCGAGCAGGCCGCGTACCTGGCCCGGGTGTTCCGGGCGGCGGCCACCGCCGGGGTCGAGTCGGTCGCGCCGTGGACGCTCACCGACTTCGCCGACGACGCCATCCCGAGCAACGCGGCGGTCTCCCGGATGCCGGCGCAGTACCGGTACGGCCTGTACCGCACCGACGGCACCCCGAAGCCGGCCGCCTCGGTGGTCCGGGCCGCCTGGTCCGGCGCCGACCAGCCGGCCGACGTGCTCGACCTCAGCTTCGAGGGCGACCCGGACGACTCGCCGTGGCGGGACAACCTGCCGCAGTACGGCGCCGCCCAGCCCACCGACGCGGTGGCGCACGCCGGCCGGCGCTCGGTGCGGTTCTCCGGCACCGGCCGGAGCAAGAGCGGGCTGCCGTCGCTGCGGATCTCCCCGATCATCCCGATCCAGCAGGGCCAGTTCTGGCACGCGGCGGCCTGGGCCCGCGGCGAGGACGCGACCGGGGTCACCGAGATCGCGCTGAGCTGGTTCGACGCCCGGGGCCGCTGGATCGGCCAGGACGTGTCGGCCCGGCTGCCGGTGGGCACCACCGGTTGGACCAGGCTGGCGATCTACACGGTCGCCCCGCCGGACGCGGCTGCCGTGCAGCTGCACCTCAAGTCCGGCGACAACGCCGGCACCGTCTGGTTCGACGACGTGACCCTGGACAACTAG
- a CDS encoding metallophosphoesterase family protein, producing the protein MLDRIALISDVHGNLTALEAVLADIDARGIERIYNLGDYVGKGPRGREVIELCRQRCAVHVRGNWDDFLPDPARTDDSEGMAWWLAQLGEGQGEWLRSLPFCHDFRLSGRWIRLFHASATSVHHRVRFDHDEAEFAGMFANTPATGLTGPAPTVVGYGDTHDPFYEVGPGGLTLFNTGSVGNSMDDPTPVYVILEGVLDSPDPAPFGIQFVRVPYDAEAEIAVATRMGMPELDGYVKEIRHGIYRRRVTPSYHRPARQAVAAG; encoded by the coding sequence GTGCTGGACCGCATCGCGCTGATCTCCGACGTCCACGGCAACCTGACCGCGCTCGAGGCGGTGCTCGCCGACATCGACGCCCGTGGCATCGAGCGGATCTACAACCTCGGCGACTACGTCGGGAAGGGACCGCGTGGCCGCGAGGTGATCGAGTTGTGCCGGCAGCGGTGCGCGGTGCACGTCCGCGGCAACTGGGACGACTTCCTGCCCGACCCGGCCCGGACCGACGACAGCGAGGGGATGGCCTGGTGGCTGGCCCAGCTCGGCGAGGGCCAGGGCGAGTGGCTGCGGTCGCTGCCGTTCTGCCACGACTTCCGGCTCAGCGGGCGGTGGATCCGGCTCTTCCACGCCTCGGCGACCAGCGTCCACCACCGGGTCCGTTTCGACCACGACGAGGCGGAGTTCGCCGGCATGTTCGCCAACACCCCGGCGACCGGCCTGACCGGCCCGGCGCCCACGGTGGTCGGCTACGGCGACACGCACGATCCGTTCTACGAGGTCGGGCCGGGCGGACTGACGCTGTTCAACACCGGCAGCGTGGGCAACTCGATGGACGATCCGACCCCGGTCTACGTCATCCTCGAAGGCGTGCTGGACAGTCCTGACCCGGCGCCGTTCGGCATCCAGTTCGTCCGGGTGCCCTATGACGCCGAGGCCGAGATCGCGGTGGCCACCCGGATGGGGATGCCCGAGCTGGACGGCTATGTCAAGGAGATCCGGCACGGGATCTATCGCCGCCGGGTGACCCCGAGCTATCACCGTCCGGCACGGCAGGCTGTCGCTGCCGGTTAG
- a CDS encoding VOC family protein: protein MRPERYPAPWEELTMVDFKVEIVVLPVADVDRSKAFFTKLGWREDVDFQGPDGFRVVHFTPPGSAASIIIGSGVTEAEPGSARGVVHFVVDDIEAARADLIAHGVEVSEAFHDAGGVFHHAGGADRVPGPHPDRQSYGSFASFADPDGNVFFLQEVTSRRPGRVSHVVYGSVAELEAALRDAAAAHGRHEAEELDGKYDENWPAWYAQHMAEAAGLNA from the coding sequence GTGAGGCCGGAGCGGTATCCGGCACCGTGGGAGGAGCTGACGATGGTGGACTTCAAGGTGGAGATCGTGGTCCTGCCGGTCGCGGACGTGGACCGGTCGAAGGCGTTCTTCACGAAGCTGGGCTGGCGCGAGGACGTCGACTTCCAGGGCCCGGACGGGTTCCGGGTGGTGCACTTCACCCCGCCCGGCTCGGCGGCGTCGATCATCATCGGCAGCGGTGTCACCGAGGCCGAGCCCGGATCGGCGCGCGGCGTCGTGCACTTCGTGGTCGACGACATCGAGGCGGCCCGGGCCGACCTGATCGCGCACGGTGTCGAGGTGAGCGAGGCGTTCCACGACGCGGGCGGCGTGTTCCACCACGCCGGCGGCGCCGACCGGGTGCCCGGGCCGCACCCGGACCGGCAGTCGTACGGGTCGTTCGCGTCCTTCGCCGACCCGGACGGCAACGTGTTCTTCCTGCAGGAGGTCACCAGCCGCCGCCCCGGCCGGGTCAGTCACGTGGTCTACGGCTCGGTCGCCGAGCTGGAGGCGGCCCTGCGCGACGCGGCCGCCGCCCACGGCCGGCACGAGGCCGAGGAGCTGGACGGCAAGTACGACGAGAACTGGCCGGCCTGGTACGCCCAGCACATGGCCGAGGCCGCCGGCCTGAACGCCTGA
- a CDS encoding MarR family winged helix-turn-helix transcriptional regulator produces MNLGLLLFIPYRAMEARVFAGLAAAGFDDFTPAQARVFQRIGPDGTRLTELAEQAQITKQSAGFLVDQLERAGYVERVPDPADARARLVRIAARGAAAIPVAAAIVAEVEAEWTEHLGQRGVTQLRQALTRLREITDPYQ; encoded by the coding sequence ATGAACCTGGGACTGCTGCTGTTCATCCCGTACCGGGCGATGGAGGCGCGGGTCTTCGCCGGGCTGGCGGCGGCCGGGTTCGACGACTTCACCCCGGCCCAGGCGCGGGTCTTCCAGCGGATCGGGCCGGACGGCACCCGGCTGACCGAGCTGGCCGAGCAGGCGCAGATCACCAAGCAGTCCGCCGGTTTCCTGGTCGATCAGCTGGAGCGGGCCGGCTACGTCGAGCGGGTGCCGGACCCGGCCGACGCCCGCGCCCGCCTGGTCCGGATCGCGGCCCGCGGCGCGGCCGCCATCCCGGTGGCCGCCGCGATCGTGGCCGAGGTCGAGGCCGAGTGGACCGAGCATCTCGGGCAGCGCGGCGTCACGCAGCTCCGCCAGGCCCTCACCCGGCTGCGCGAGATCACCGACCCCTATCAATGA